One genomic segment of Acanthochromis polyacanthus isolate Apoly-LR-REF ecotype Palm Island chromosome 9, KAUST_Apoly_ChrSc, whole genome shotgun sequence includes these proteins:
- the crsp7 gene encoding mediator of RNA polymerase II transcription subunit 26, protein MTTVSATPQQMRDRLLQAIDSQSNICNMVAVLEVITCLEKYPITKEALEETRLGKLINDVRKKTKDEDLAKRAKKLLRNWRKLIEPGPAVVASAPGSTNGSSHPCRTEASPPDISLPGKGVPEVKIRNDVHNTYSPKAEKSSTRKRRAEQRDSGVYLPEKIPKMSSYDNSVSPPPTNGIVGSPGLLPDQEVVPSPDRSRLEHLDNDKINRIPVNAVKPRPSSPGVAKPPSTSSLIKVAVIQQQARLDEGGGGCYQAKSPRGLTSSPRSLKQDTMTKRSSAYAPKGTPIPSPSSRDSPLSFSQPVSSPSQAFYADKLPHSSHRSSMHWATSSEVPSHCPPPDVSATLESPSVSPSPSLPQQNSEPHRPTSEEAMAVSDDTDGTTVPNSEHKRRKYRSRDYAVNLDGQKIEDTTKPVRLKERRLTFDPVTGQIKPLVHKEHSQTEEAPTPDPAESRQRTESTVHQPAVQIPIPIPTSTPPSAPTPGPSPNPFHQTNWKELSRNEIIQSYLNLQSNVLTSSGVQAPSAHFFMSEYLKREEQEIKESRKTHVLQTDSSIGDLPGVSREVTDEDLDRIHAQHWVGVNGCYDTKGTWYDWTECISLDPHGDESKLNILPYVCLD, encoded by the exons ATGACAACGGTCTCAGCAACCCCGCAGCAGATGAGGGACCGGCTGCTGCAGGCCATCGACAGTCAGAGCAAT ATATGCAATATGGTGGCTGTATTGGAAGTAATTACCTGTCTTGAGAAATATCCTATCACCAAAGAAGCACTTGAG GAAACTCGACTAGGAAAACTGATCAATGATGTAAGGAAAAAGACCAAGGATGAAGATCTTGCTAAGCGTGCTAAAAAACTCTTAAGGAATTGGCGAAAGCTGATTGAACCTGGGCCAGCTGTGGTTGCGAGTGCCCCCGGGTCTACCAATGGCAGTTCGCATCCCTGCAGAACAGAGGCCTCTCCCCCTGACATTTCATTGCCAGGAAAAGGTGTCCCTGAGGTCAAAATCAGAAATGATGTTCACAACACATATTCACCTAAAGCTGAGAAATCAAGCACCCGCAAGCGCCGGGCAGAGCAGAGGGACAGTGGAGTGTACTTACCAGAAAAAATCCCCAAGATGTCTTCATATGATAACTCTGTTTCACCTCCACCCACCAATGGGATTGTTGGCAGTCCTGGTCTGCTGCCTGACCAGGAGGTTGTCCCGTCTCCTGACAGATCTCGACTAGAGCACCTTGATAATGATAAAATTAACAGAATTCCGGTTAACGCTGTCAAGCCTCGTCCCAGCTCTCCCGGAGTTGCCAAACCACCTAGCACTTCCTCTTTGATCAAAGTTGCTGTCATACAGCAACAGGCCAGACTGGATGAAGGAGGAGGGGGCTGTTATCAAGCCAAAAGTCCACGCGGCCTCACTAGCAGTCCAAGAAGCCTGAAGCAAGACACAATGACCAAGCGCTCTTCAGCATATGCACCGAAAGGAACTCCAATCCCAAGCCCTTCCTCCAGAGACTCTCCCTTGTCTTTTTCCCAGCCTGTATCGTCTCCAAGCCAAGCCTTTTATGCTGACAAGCTGCCACATTCTTCTCATAGGTCTTCAATGCACTGGGCCACTTCGTCAGAGGTCCCATCTCATTGCCCACCACCAGACGTATCTGCAACACTGGAATCCCCGTCAGTCTCCCcttccccctctctcccccAACAGAACTCAGAACCCCACAGACCGACATCTGAGGAAGCCATGGCTGTGTCTGATGATACAGACGGGACAACGGTACCCAACTCAGAGCATAAAAGGAGGAAGTACAGGTCTAGAGACTATGCTGTCAACTTAGATGGCCAGAAAATAGAGGACACGACTAAGCCTGTACGGTTAAAAGAACGTAGATTAACATTTGACCCAGTCACAGGTCAGATCAAACCTCTTGTGCATAAAGAACATTCTCAAACAGAGGAAGCCCCCACTCCTGACCCTGCTGAGTCCAGGCAGAGAACTGAAAGCACTGTACATCAACCAGCTGTCCAAATCCCGATCCCGATCCCGACCTCAACCCCACCTTCAGCCCCAACCCCTGGTCCCAGTCCCAACCCCTTTCACCAAACGAATTGGAAGGAGCTGTCTAGAAATGAAATCATCCAGTCCTACTTGAACCTTCAGAGCAATGTGCTCACCTCCTCGGGGGTTCAGGCCCCCAGTGCACACTTTTTCATGTCAGAATATCTGAAAAGGGAAGAACAGGAGATTAAGGAGTCAAGGAAGACGCATGTTCTGCAGACTGACAGCTCGATAGGGGATTTACCAGGTGTGAGCCGAGAGGTGACGGATGAGGACCTGGACAGGATACATGCACAGCACTGGGTGGGGGTGAACGGTTGTTACGACACCAAGGGTACCTGGTATGATTGGACAGAGTGCATATCACTGGACCCTCACGGTGATGAAAGCAAATTGAACATCCTGCCATATGTTTGCCTAGACTGA
- the cnn2 gene encoding calponin-2: protein MSGFFKGPAYGLSAEVKNKIAQKYDVQKEEELRIWIEDITGSSIGPDFQKGLKNGVILCNLINTLQPGSVRKVNQSALNWHQLENLTNFIKAITVYGLKPHDIFEANDLFENGNMTQVQTTLLALASMAKTKGCQSRVDIGVKYADKQERMFDEEKMKAGQCVIGLQMGTNKCASQKGMNAYGTRRHLYDPKCQVQPPMDNTTISLQMGTNKGASQAGMTCPGTRRHIYDTKLGTEKCDNSTMSLQMGYSQGANQSGQNFGLSRQIYDSKYCPKASEVPAEPNGAGGVRDYIPDYQDEGYQGYQEEEQVYQEDGTDY, encoded by the exons ATGTCGGGCTTTTTCAAAGGTCCTGCTTACGGATTATCCGCCGAGGTCAAAAACAAG ATTGCGCAGAAGTATGACGTTCAGAAGGAAGAGGAGCTCAGGATCTGGATCGAGGACATCACCGGCTCTTCCATCGGCCCCGACTTCCAgaaaggactgaaaaatggtgtCATCCTGTGCAA CCTCATTAACACACTTCAGCCAGGCTCTGTGAGAAAGGTGAACCAGTCGGCGCTGAACTGGCACCAG CTGGAGAACCTGACCAACTTCATCAAAGCCATCACGGTGTACGGCCTGAAACCCCACGACATCTTCGAAGCCAACGACCTGTTTGAGAACGGCAACATGACGCAGGTCCAGACAACGCTGCTCGCCCTCGCCAGCATG GCTAAGACCAAGGGCTGCCAGTCACGGGTGGACATCGGGGTGAAGTACGCTGACAAGCAGGAGAGGATGTTTGATGAGGAGAAGATGAAGGCTGGACAGTGCGTCATTGGCCTACAG atGGGGACCAACAAGTGTGCCAGTCAGAAAGGCATGAATGCGTACGGCACCAGGAGGCACTTGTATGACCCCAAATGTCAAGTCCAGCCCCCCATGGACAACACAACCATCAGTCTGCAAATGGGAACCAACAAGGGCGCGAGTCAG GCGGGGATGACATGTCCTGGGACAAGGCGTCACATTTACGACACCAAGCTGGGCACGGAAAAGTGCGACAACAGCACCATGTCTCTACAGATGGGCTACTCCCAAGGAGCCAACCAGAGCGGGCAGAACTTCGGCTTGTCGCGGCAGATCTACGACTCCAAGTACTGTCCTAAAGCCAGCGAGGTCCCAGCCGAGCCGAACGGGGCGGGCGGCGTCCGCGACTACATCCCAGATTACCAAGACGAGGGTTACCAAGGTTACCAGGAAGAGGAGCAGGTGTACCAAGAGGACGGCACAGATTACTAA
- the rps15 gene encoding 40S ribosomal protein S15 codes for MADTEIKKKRTFRKFTYRGVDLDQLLDMSYEQLMQLYCARQRRRLNRGLRRKQQSLLKRLRKAKKEAPPMEKPEVVKTHLRDMVILPEMVGSMVGVYNGKTFNQVEIKPEMCGHYLGEFSITYKPVKHGRPGIGATHSSRFIPLK; via the exons ATG GCAGATACCGAGATCAAGAAGAAGCGTACCTTCAGGAAGTTCACCTACAGAGGTGTGGACCTGGACCAGCTTCTGGACATGTCCTA TGAACAGCTGATGCAGCTGTACTGCGCCCgacagaggaggaggctgaACCGTGGCCTGCGCCGCAAGCAGCAGTCTCTCCTCAAGCGCCTCCGCAAGGCAAAGAAGGAGGCTCCTCCCATGGAGAAACCAGAGGTGGTGAAGACCCACCTGAGAGACATGGTCATTCTGCCTGAGATGGTCGGGTCCATGGTTGGAGTGTACAACGGCAAGACTTTCAACCAGGTTGAGATCAAG CCTGAGATGTGTGGTCACTACTTGGGAGAGTTCTCCATCACCTACAAGCCAGTCAAGCACGGTCGCCCTGGTATTGGAGCCACACACTCTTCTCGTTTCATCCCTCTGAAGTAG